A window of Phragmitibacter flavus contains these coding sequences:
- a CDS encoding tetratricopeptide repeat protein, with the protein MTESELAQQQKNLWLKGVSALQLKNYDYAISLILSVVKQSPEFLEGRKVLRRAEGEKMRTQKKGLFGGGLSLGGFKLPTGGKKDPWGAIAELEEAVFQKDPYNINANQALYDHAMRLNQTDLAAFALETIREGHPTNTRNMHVLAQHYMAHEVPEKASDVYRSILKVTPSDMDAIKGEKDSAAKTSMMRQGWQQEGGMKSAMKDSKEAQQLEMLNRQGMTPEQMEALLAQLFEEYEKDQNNVVVVKRIADLYDKMEHHEHALSYYEWAVQLNPGDVTLQARVDQVRNRVADIQIQALQTEIDSNPDAPDIEEKRANILAIKRDRIASLLAEAKSKVDRNPTDKQYRFDYAAVLYQGEMFREAIPELQQAKSNPHIRNKALLMLGKCFAALNMNDLAIGAMLEAVKEIPAFNNEKKNLLYSLGLVYEKVGNATEYLNCMKEIYNNDYGYLDVAARVESSYAAG; encoded by the coding sequence ATGACCGAATCCGAACTAGCCCAGCAACAGAAAAACCTCTGGCTCAAAGGCGTCAGTGCCCTCCAGCTTAAGAACTACGACTACGCCATCAGTCTGATCCTCTCCGTCGTCAAACAGTCGCCTGAATTCCTCGAAGGCCGCAAAGTTCTGCGTCGTGCCGAAGGCGAAAAAATGCGCACCCAGAAAAAAGGCCTCTTCGGCGGCGGTCTCAGTCTGGGCGGATTCAAACTACCCACCGGCGGCAAAAAAGACCCTTGGGGTGCCATTGCTGAACTCGAAGAGGCGGTCTTCCAAAAAGATCCCTACAACATCAACGCCAACCAGGCCCTCTACGATCACGCGATGCGCCTGAACCAGACCGATCTGGCCGCGTTCGCCCTCGAAACCATCCGCGAAGGCCACCCCACCAACACCCGCAACATGCACGTGCTTGCCCAGCACTACATGGCCCACGAAGTTCCCGAAAAAGCCAGCGACGTCTACCGCAGCATCCTGAAGGTCACCCCGTCCGACATGGACGCCATCAAAGGCGAAAAAGATTCCGCCGCGAAAACTTCCATGATGCGCCAGGGCTGGCAGCAGGAAGGTGGCATGAAGAGCGCGATGAAGGACTCCAAAGAGGCCCAGCAGCTCGAAATGCTCAACCGTCAGGGCATGACCCCCGAGCAGATGGAAGCCCTTCTCGCCCAGCTCTTCGAAGAATACGAAAAAGACCAAAACAACGTCGTTGTCGTCAAACGCATTGCCGACCTCTACGACAAGATGGAGCACCACGAACACGCGCTCAGCTACTATGAATGGGCTGTCCAGCTTAACCCTGGCGACGTCACCCTCCAGGCCCGCGTCGATCAAGTCCGCAACCGCGTCGCCGACATCCAGATCCAGGCCCTGCAGACCGAAATCGACAGCAACCCTGATGCTCCTGACATCGAAGAAAAGCGTGCCAACATCCTCGCCATCAAACGCGACCGTATCGCCTCCCTCCTTGCCGAAGCCAAAAGCAAAGTCGACCGCAACCCGACCGACAAACAATACCGCTTCGACTATGCCGCCGTCCTTTATCAGGGCGAAATGTTCCGCGAAGCCATCCCTGAGCTTCAGCAGGCCAAAAGCAACCCGCACATCCGCAACAAGGCTCTCCTCATGCTCGGCAAATGTTTTGCCGCCCTCAACATGAACGACCTTGCCATCGGCGCCATGCTCGAAGCCGTCAAAGAGATCCCTGCGTTTAACAACGAGAAGAAGAACCTCCTCTACTCCCTCGGCCTCGTTTACGAAAAAGTCGGCAACGCCACCGAATACCTCAACTGCATGAAGGAAATCTACAACAACGACTACGGCTACCTCGACGTCGCCGCCCGCGTTGAATCCTCCTACGCCGCCGGTTAA
- a CDS encoding helix-turn-helix transcriptional regulator, which produces MNRIDRLTGMILLLQGQRVITAEQVAAHFEISVRTVYRDLAALGEAGVPIVAEAGVGYSLMKGYHVPPVMFTEDEAAALFLSGEVTEQVADESLRGALRSALLKVKSVMPRERREYLNRLKHVVQVGQGARSQRREDEHRALMPLQQAVVRRQEVELRYDAGGRGEISSRTVEPLGLTFYGHHWHLVAFCRLRKDFRDFRLDRMVGWEVMPQCFAGHEEFSLKEFLKSVLEGLDTLPVTVVFERQVMDRVYREMPGTPLQVVEIRGGRVQVEMLTYSLEWTVGWLLSFGRGMEVVGPLGLRESVREVAQSMAEGHEPVDEKILIHS; this is translated from the coding sequence ATGAACCGCATTGACCGGCTGACGGGGATGATTTTGTTGCTGCAAGGGCAGCGGGTCATCACGGCGGAACAAGTGGCGGCGCATTTTGAGATCAGTGTGCGCACGGTTTACCGGGATCTGGCGGCGCTGGGGGAGGCGGGGGTGCCGATTGTGGCGGAGGCGGGGGTGGGATACAGCCTCATGAAGGGGTATCATGTGCCGCCGGTGATGTTTACGGAGGATGAGGCGGCGGCGCTGTTTCTCAGTGGCGAGGTGACGGAGCAGGTGGCGGATGAGTCGTTGAGGGGGGCTTTGCGGTCGGCTTTGTTAAAGGTGAAGTCGGTGATGCCGAGGGAGCGAAGGGAGTATCTCAACCGGCTGAAGCATGTGGTGCAGGTGGGGCAGGGAGCGCGGTCGCAGCGGCGGGAAGATGAGCATCGTGCGTTGATGCCGTTGCAGCAGGCGGTGGTGCGGCGGCAGGAAGTGGAGCTGAGGTATGACGCAGGAGGACGTGGGGAGATCAGTTCAAGGACGGTGGAGCCGCTGGGGTTGACGTTTTATGGCCATCACTGGCATCTGGTGGCGTTTTGCCGGCTACGGAAGGATTTTCGGGATTTCCGGCTGGACCGGATGGTGGGCTGGGAGGTAATGCCGCAGTGTTTTGCGGGACATGAGGAGTTTTCGCTGAAGGAGTTCCTGAAGAGTGTGCTGGAGGGTTTGGATACGTTGCCGGTGACGGTGGTTTTTGAGCGTCAGGTGATGGACCGCGTGTATCGGGAGATGCCGGGGACGCCGTTGCAGGTGGTGGAGATTCGCGGAGGAAGGGTTCAGGTGGAGATGCTGACGTATTCGCTGGAGTGGACGGTGGGGTGGCTGCTGAGTTTTGGAAGGGGGATGGAGGTGGTGGGGCCGCTGGGTTTGCGGGAGTCGGTGCGCGAGGTTGCGCAATCGATGGCGGAGGGGCACGAGCCGGTGGATGAAAAAATTTTGATTCACTCCTGA
- a CDS encoding type II toxin-antitoxin system VapC family toxin gives MKLLLDTNAFLWMTLDAPELTARARQTIANPDAIHLISVATLWEIAIKDGLGKLRLHSPLELMLRDISPAYGLLRLPIEDDHLIAYRNLPLHHRDPFDRIIIAQALSENLVVISSDAAFDAYGITRIW, from the coding sequence GTGAAGCTCCTTCTGGACACCAATGCATTCCTCTGGATGACCTTGGACGCTCCAGAGCTAACCGCCCGAGCTCGCCAAACTATCGCTAACCCAGACGCTATTCACTTGATCAGCGTCGCCACCCTCTGGGAAATCGCGATCAAAGACGGATTGGGAAAGCTACGTCTTCATTCTCCCCTAGAATTAATGCTCCGCGACATCAGCCCCGCCTATGGCCTTCTGCGACTGCCCATCGAAGACGATCATTTGATCGCCTATCGCAACCTGCCGCTTCATCACCGCGACCCATTTGACCGGATCATCATCGCCCAAGCCCTCAGTGAAAACCTCGTAGTGATCAGCAGCGACGCTGCATTTGATGCCTATGGAATCACGCGGATCTGGTGA
- a CDS encoding ATP-dependent DNA helicase: MIQFASDTDSPPDRPSLAARMAEAFSADGLFSASPDFEFRPQQQRMAKIIGKALEKSKPVVIEAATGVGKSLAYLLPSIIHALEHHKKAIISTHTINLQEQLLHKDLPILAKLLDGKPFRAELLKGRGNYLCPQRLERAFQGTPDLFTTAEQADLKRIWEWSQTTKDGTLSDLDFSPSPKVWSQCCSEAHLCTPRRCGQSRCFYQAARKRLIEADVIVLNHTLFFSLLSSSEDLLPEDANFLLPNDFLIVDEAHTIENVAARAFGLHLSESQLRFELQRLFNPRTRKGYFPHQGDGPGALAVRDALDASENFFGALQASSHFPHPFSREFRVREPNLIEDTLSVPLDRVINHAKHAGDAAKNEATRLELHDLARRLAAAKGTVTTFLDQSEEEEHVYWTERHQGSEFSNVSMHSAPIDVSPQLKNLFFRGDRPCILTSATLGTGEKEDLSYFRNRVGAERTVAVKIDSPFDFAKQMRLYLAKNIPPPGTKEHEAALPEWIEHFLHMSQGRAFVLFTSNAQMTRIAEEIEPFCTKQGWQLLVQGRGLPRHQLLAEFRRDTHSVLFGTESFWTGVDVPGEALSNVIITKLPFAVPDHPLTAARMEHIEDSGGNAFAQYSVPEAILKLRQGVGRLIRSNKDQGICAILDNRILTKPYGRTFLAAMPNCPVEVVIL; encoded by the coding sequence ATGATCCAGTTCGCCTCCGACACCGACAGCCCACCTGACCGACCCAGCCTCGCCGCACGCATGGCCGAGGCATTCTCAGCAGACGGACTCTTCTCTGCCTCGCCGGACTTCGAATTCCGTCCGCAGCAACAACGCATGGCCAAAATCATCGGCAAAGCCCTCGAAAAATCCAAACCCGTCGTCATCGAAGCCGCCACCGGCGTCGGCAAGTCGCTCGCCTATCTGCTTCCCTCCATCATCCACGCCTTGGAGCACCACAAAAAGGCCATCATCAGCACCCACACCATCAACCTCCAGGAGCAGCTCCTCCACAAAGACCTTCCCATCCTCGCCAAGCTGCTCGACGGCAAACCCTTTCGCGCCGAACTGCTCAAAGGACGCGGCAACTACCTCTGCCCCCAGCGACTCGAACGCGCCTTCCAGGGCACACCCGACCTCTTCACCACCGCTGAACAGGCCGATCTCAAACGCATCTGGGAATGGAGTCAAACCACCAAGGACGGCACCCTCAGCGACCTCGACTTCAGCCCCAGCCCCAAAGTCTGGAGCCAGTGCTGCTCCGAAGCCCATCTCTGCACCCCCCGGCGCTGTGGTCAATCCCGCTGCTTCTACCAGGCCGCCCGCAAACGCCTCATCGAAGCTGACGTCATCGTTCTTAACCACACGCTGTTCTTCTCCCTCCTCTCCTCCTCCGAAGATCTGCTCCCCGAAGACGCCAACTTCCTCCTGCCCAACGACTTCCTCATCGTCGACGAAGCCCACACGATTGAAAACGTTGCCGCCCGGGCCTTTGGACTCCACCTCTCCGAATCCCAGCTGCGCTTCGAACTCCAGCGACTCTTCAATCCCCGCACCCGCAAAGGTTATTTCCCCCACCAAGGAGACGGACCCGGTGCCCTCGCCGTGCGTGATGCACTCGACGCCTCAGAAAACTTCTTCGGTGCCCTCCAGGCCAGCTCGCACTTTCCGCACCCCTTCTCCCGCGAGTTTCGCGTGCGCGAGCCTAATCTCATCGAAGACACCCTCTCCGTTCCCCTCGACCGCGTCATCAACCACGCCAAACATGCGGGCGATGCCGCCAAAAACGAAGCCACCCGGCTCGAACTCCACGATCTCGCCCGCCGCCTCGCCGCCGCCAAAGGCACCGTCACCACGTTTCTCGACCAAAGCGAAGAGGAAGAACACGTCTACTGGACAGAACGCCACCAAGGCAGCGAGTTTTCCAACGTCAGCATGCACAGCGCCCCCATCGACGTCAGTCCCCAGTTAAAAAACCTTTTTTTCCGTGGCGACCGGCCCTGCATCCTCACCAGCGCCACCCTCGGCACCGGCGAGAAAGAAGACCTCAGCTACTTCCGCAATCGCGTCGGCGCCGAACGCACCGTTGCCGTGAAAATCGACAGCCCCTTCGATTTCGCCAAGCAGATGCGCCTCTACCTCGCCAAAAACATCCCGCCCCCTGGCACCAAGGAACACGAAGCCGCCCTGCCCGAATGGATTGAGCACTTCCTGCACATGTCCCAAGGTCGCGCCTTCGTTCTTTTCACCAGCAACGCCCAGATGACCCGCATCGCGGAAGAAATCGAACCCTTCTGCACCAAACAAGGCTGGCAGCTCCTCGTTCAGGGCCGCGGCCTCCCCCGCCATCAGCTCCTCGCCGAATTCCGACGCGACACCCACAGCGTCCTGTTCGGCACCGAAAGCTTCTGGACCGGCGTCGACGTCCCCGGCGAAGCCCTCAGCAACGTGATCATCACCAAACTCCCCTTCGCCGTCCCCGACCATCCCCTCACCGCCGCCCGCATGGAACACATCGAGGACTCCGGCGGCAATGCCTTTGCCCAATACTCGGTTCCCGAAGCCATCCTCAAGCTCCGTCAAGGAGTGGGTCGACTCATCCGCAGCAACAAGGATCAAGGCATCTGCGCCATTCTCGACAACCGCATTCTTACCAAGCCTTATGGCCGCACCTTTCTCGCCGCCATGCCAAACTGTCCAGTCGAAGTCGTTATATTGTAA
- a CDS encoding potassium transporter Kup, whose protein sequence is MALLALGVVYGDIGTSPLYALRECLAHGRFEPGNELTVLGPVSLMIWSLTVIVTVKYLLILTRADFHGEGGTFALYGLLRQSKVGLDRKAVSILGMIVLVAAAMMYGDGMITPAISVLSAVEGLEQLKVDFPDWAIPAMASVIIIGIFWVQKFGTAKIGVSFGPIMMVWFATLATLGVVHVAEHPDVLRAFSPHYGVSYLIYERGEALHVMGTVLLAVTGCEALFADIGHFGRRAMNRSWFFAAYPALMLNYLGQGALLLHDASAIEHPFFRLAPESMTIPLVLLATMATAIASQAMITGVFSLTQQAVQLGFVPRLKIVHTSSDVRGQIYMPQVNFLLLVACLALVAVFQKSSALAAAYGLSVSSVMVLTSGLLFMIMRKLWLWPIWKAALPVALFLTLELGYLAGSLTKLLHGAWIPLVITLVLVVIMKTWRDGRAILMKRVLRALVPVSHVVDELKADRIVRVAGIGVFLSSSAEGLPLVLLHHLKHNKVLHDTAVLLTVKFAEEPYIPAERRTEIVELHGSFFRVILNYGFAESPNVMRDLSAVFQERKITKRGGVSYYQSRELLLTDGRGAMARWRKKVFVLLSRMARPATGYFELPSRQVIELGIQLEL, encoded by the coding sequence ATGGCGCTTCTTGCGCTCGGTGTGGTGTATGGGGACATTGGCACAAGTCCGCTGTATGCGTTGCGGGAGTGTCTGGCGCACGGTCGGTTTGAGCCGGGGAATGAGCTGACGGTGCTGGGGCCGGTTTCGTTGATGATCTGGTCGTTGACGGTGATCGTTACGGTAAAGTATCTGCTGATTTTAACGCGGGCAGATTTTCACGGGGAGGGCGGAACTTTTGCGTTGTATGGGCTGTTGCGTCAGTCAAAGGTGGGGTTGGATCGGAAGGCGGTGTCGATTTTGGGGATGATTGTGCTGGTGGCGGCGGCGATGATGTATGGGGATGGGATGATCACGCCGGCGATCTCGGTATTGTCGGCGGTGGAGGGGTTGGAGCAGTTGAAGGTGGATTTTCCGGATTGGGCGATTCCGGCGATGGCGTCGGTGATCATCATCGGGATTTTTTGGGTGCAGAAGTTTGGCACCGCGAAAATTGGAGTGAGTTTCGGGCCGATCATGATGGTGTGGTTTGCGACGCTGGCCACTTTGGGAGTGGTGCATGTGGCGGAGCATCCAGATGTATTGCGGGCGTTTTCGCCGCATTATGGGGTCAGCTATTTGATCTATGAACGGGGCGAGGCGCTGCATGTGATGGGGACGGTGTTGCTGGCGGTAACGGGGTGTGAGGCATTGTTTGCGGACATTGGTCATTTTGGGCGGAGGGCGATGAACCGGTCGTGGTTTTTTGCGGCCTATCCGGCGTTGATGTTGAACTATCTGGGCCAAGGCGCGCTGCTCCTGCATGATGCTTCGGCGATTGAGCATCCGTTTTTCCGGCTGGCACCGGAGTCGATGACGATCCCGCTGGTGTTACTGGCGACGATGGCGACGGCGATTGCTTCTCAGGCGATGATCACTGGGGTGTTTTCGCTGACGCAGCAGGCGGTGCAGCTGGGGTTTGTGCCGAGGTTGAAAATTGTGCATACCTCGTCGGATGTGCGTGGACAGATTTACATGCCGCAGGTGAATTTCCTGCTGCTGGTAGCCTGTCTGGCGTTGGTGGCGGTGTTTCAGAAGTCGTCGGCACTGGCGGCAGCTTACGGGCTTTCGGTGTCATCGGTGATGGTGTTGACGAGCGGGCTGCTGTTCATGATCATGCGCAAGCTGTGGTTGTGGCCAATTTGGAAGGCGGCGCTGCCGGTGGCGCTGTTTTTGACGTTGGAATTGGGGTATCTGGCAGGGAGCTTGACCAAGCTGCTGCATGGGGCGTGGATCCCGCTGGTGATCACACTGGTGTTGGTGGTGATCATGAAAACGTGGCGGGATGGACGGGCCATTTTGATGAAGCGGGTGCTGCGGGCCTTGGTGCCGGTGTCGCACGTGGTGGACGAGTTGAAGGCGGACCGTATCGTAAGAGTGGCGGGGATCGGGGTGTTTTTGTCGTCGTCAGCCGAGGGGTTGCCGCTGGTGTTGTTGCATCATCTCAAGCACAACAAGGTGTTGCATGACACGGCAGTGCTGTTGACCGTGAAGTTTGCTGAGGAACCCTACATTCCGGCGGAACGACGAACGGAAATTGTGGAACTGCATGGGTCGTTCTTCCGGGTGATCCTCAACTATGGCTTCGCGGAATCGCCGAACGTGATGCGCGATCTGTCTGCGGTGTTTCAGGAACGAAAGATCACCAAGCGCGGTGGGGTGAGTTATTACCAGAGTCGCGAGTTGTTGCTGACGGATGGGCGCGGGGCGATGGCGCGTTGGCGGAAGAAAGTGTTTGTGTTGCTGTCGCGCATGGCGAGACCGGCAACGGGTTATTTTGAGCTGCCTTCGAGACAGGTGATCGAGCTTGGGATTCAGCTGGAACTTTAG
- a CDS encoding VOC family protein, which yields MKNNALNWFEIYVADFERAKAFYETILAESLTPAEMEGCRMGIFAYEQDKGVGGAITLMEGCKPGPGGTIIYLNVEGELDAVLERITAAGGKVIRGRMDIAPHGFIGIFEDTEGNVVGLHSMV from the coding sequence ATGAAAAACAACGCACTGAACTGGTTTGAAATTTACGTGGCCGACTTTGAACGCGCCAAGGCTTTTTACGAGACGATCCTGGCGGAGTCGTTGACGCCTGCCGAGATGGAGGGTTGCCGAATGGGCATTTTTGCGTATGAGCAGGACAAGGGAGTCGGTGGGGCGATCACGCTGATGGAGGGATGCAAACCGGGTCCAGGTGGCACGATCATTTATCTGAATGTGGAAGGCGAACTGGACGCCGTGCTGGAGCGCATCACGGCGGCAGGGGGCAAGGTGATTCGAGGTCGCATGGACATTGCGCCACATGGCTTCATCGGGATTTTTGAAGATACGGAGGGCAATGTGGTGGGACTGCACAGCATGGTTTAA
- a CDS encoding PEP-CTERM sorting domain-containing protein (PEP-CTERM proteins occur, often in large numbers, in the proteomes of bacteria that also encode an exosortase, a predicted intramembrane cysteine proteinase. The presence of a PEP-CTERM domain at a protein's C-terminus predicts cleavage within the sorting domain, followed by covalent anchoring to some some component of the (usually Gram-negative) cell surface. Many PEP-CTERM proteins exhibit an unusual sequence composition that includes large numbers of potential glycosylation sites. Expression of one such protein has been shown restore the ability of a bacterium to form floc, a type of biofilm.) — protein sequence MKPSLFSAITLAAAFSAPACFGFTIELDYSLTDTTSGFFSNAAAKAAVDAAAADISALLAPTLLTAISPAGTPNVDNITGTAGGSSATANWSYDFTDPDLGGTVTIASPSLAANTIRIYVGAQPLSGTTLGMGGPSGAGIGLSASISGGTFGTAVDNMETLSNTYMGRGAGPTIGSLSGSIGSESYTLSYGMAIGQLWFDNDGSTTWNFDHTATTFTGSDLYSVALHEILHAIGFGESETWEENVIGNEWQGVTVSGILGGSTAIIDGSGSHLIENLMSWTLGIGAGAPSTSTLQEVVMDPTLTQGTRKYLTLLDAAILTDLGYATVIPEPSRALLLLFGFALLHTRRRR from the coding sequence ATGAAACCGTCGCTGTTTTCCGCCATCACTCTTGCTGCGGCGTTTTCCGCTCCGGCCTGTTTCGGTTTCACTATTGAACTCGATTACAGCCTCACCGACACCACCAGCGGCTTTTTCAGCAATGCCGCTGCAAAAGCTGCGGTCGATGCCGCCGCAGCCGACATCAGCGCCCTTCTCGCCCCGACCCTCCTCACCGCCATTTCCCCTGCCGGCACTCCCAACGTCGACAACATCACCGGAACTGCCGGGGGGTCATCAGCGACCGCCAACTGGTCATACGACTTCACGGATCCCGATCTCGGCGGCACCGTCACCATCGCCAGTCCCTCCCTCGCCGCCAACACCATTCGCATCTACGTCGGTGCCCAACCCCTTTCCGGCACCACCCTTGGCATGGGAGGCCCAAGCGGGGCAGGCATCGGCTTGTCGGCCTCCATATCGGGGGGCACTTTTGGGACTGCCGTCGACAATATGGAGACCCTCTCCAACACCTACATGGGTCGCGGTGCCGGGCCCACCATCGGAAGCCTGTCCGGCAGCATCGGCAGCGAATCATACACCCTTTCCTACGGCATGGCCATCGGCCAGTTGTGGTTCGACAACGATGGCAGCACCACTTGGAATTTCGACCACACCGCCACCACCTTCACTGGATCCGACCTCTACAGCGTCGCCCTTCATGAAATCCTTCACGCCATCGGCTTTGGTGAGTCCGAGACCTGGGAAGAGAATGTCATCGGAAACGAATGGCAGGGAGTCACCGTCTCCGGCATCCTGGGTGGCTCCACGGCAATCATCGACGGCAGCGGATCGCATTTGATTGAAAACCTCATGAGTTGGACCCTGGGCATCGGGGCGGGTGCCCCATCAACCTCAACCCTGCAGGAGGTGGTTATGGACCCTACCCTCACCCAGGGAACCCGCAAATACCTTACCCTGCTGGACGCCGCCATTCTTACCGACTTGGGTTATGCGACAGTCATTCCCGAACCCTCCCGTGCGCTGCTTCTTCTGTTCGGTTTTGCCCTTCTGCACACCCGCCGCCGCCGCTGA
- a CDS encoding redox-sensing transcriptional repressor Rex: MHKTEIPRKTVYRLSIYQRCLQQLKDNHIDTVSSDALAKAAGVKSTQLRKDLTYFGQFGTRGLGYNVAALSSAISEVLGSSRLQPVILIGVGNLGSALLRYSGFQKEGFEIVAAFDAKPDPKRLHDPKIPLLDAHRLTGYIRQHQIKMAILTVPAQHAQEVVNGMVEAGIQAVLNFSPVILEVPKSVIVNNVDLAVELENLSYFIR, translated from the coding sequence GTGCACAAAACCGAGATCCCGCGCAAAACCGTTTACCGCCTGTCGATCTACCAGCGTTGTCTCCAACAACTCAAAGACAACCATATCGACACCGTCTCGTCCGACGCTCTTGCCAAAGCCGCCGGCGTCAAATCCACCCAACTGCGCAAAGACCTCACCTACTTCGGCCAGTTCGGCACCCGCGGCCTCGGCTACAACGTCGCCGCTCTCAGCAGCGCCATCAGTGAAGTTCTCGGCAGTTCCCGACTCCAGCCCGTCATCCTCATCGGCGTCGGCAACCTCGGTTCCGCCCTGCTGCGCTACAGTGGATTTCAGAAAGAAGGATTCGAAATCGTCGCCGCGTTCGACGCCAAACCCGATCCCAAACGCCTGCACGATCCCAAGATTCCGTTGCTCGACGCCCATCGCCTCACCGGCTACATCCGTCAGCATCAAATCAAAATGGCCATCCTTACCGTCCCTGCCCAGCACGCCCAGGAAGTCGTCAACGGCATGGTTGAAGCCGGCATCCAGGCCGTCCTGAATTTCTCCCCCGTCATTCTCGAAGTCCCCAAAAGCGTCATCGTCAACAACGTCGACCTCGCCGTCGAACTTGAGAACCTCAGCTATTTCATCCGTTAA